A genomic region of Chelmon rostratus isolate fCheRos1 chromosome 8, fCheRos1.pri, whole genome shotgun sequence contains the following coding sequences:
- the dctn3 gene encoding dynactin subunit 3, which translates to MDKKMEVDNLEMRLQALESRIYGERRNKSGKPVKCAESLARIQAGLTNTANKRERVKILHKKIEDLLKYLDPQFTDHITVPDAMKLEFILAEEDFLLSQAALLEQVSNSQPLLDSTYIRDVPEHATKLQRLSQIHIKEQDQTEAQSQEVKKLFEEYNKMMFLLSKQFTQWDETLRKLEEAKGIRPVE; encoded by the exons ATGGATAAAAAAATGGAGGTGGATAACCTGGAAATGCGCCTTCAGGCGCTGGAGAGCCGTATCTATGGcgagagaagaaacaaaagtgGAAAACCAGTCAAG TGTGCTGAGTCCCTGGCCAGGATTCAGGCAGGTCTTACCAACACGGCCAACAAGAGAGAACGAGTAAAGATCCTGCACAAGAAGA TCGAGGACCTGCTGAAGTACCTAGACCCCCAGTTCACAGACCACATCACTGTACCTGATGCCATGAAGCTGGAGTTCATTCTTGCTG AGGAGGACTTCCTGCTTTCCCAGGCTGCTTTGCTGGAGCAGGTCAGCAACTCGCAGCCTCTGCTGGACAGCACATACATCAGAG ACGTACCAGAACACGCCACCAAGCTGCAGCGCCTGTCGCAGATTCACATCAAAGAGCAG GACCAAACTGAGGCTCagtcacaggaagtgaagaagcTTTTTGAGGAGTACAACAAAATG ATGTTCCTGCTGTCAAAGCAGTTCACCCAGTGGGACGAGACTctgaggaagctggaggaggccaAGGGCATTCGGCCTGTGGAGTAG